Genomic window (Ranitomeya variabilis isolate aRanVar5 chromosome 8, aRanVar5.hap1, whole genome shotgun sequence):
CACCACTGTATTTAATGATTCAGGAGCTTTGTATACTACAATTGTTTCTGCCCATACTGGTTAAAGATTCGATGCTGTACATCTATTTCAGGATGTTTATTTTTAGACCATATAAACAAGGTGATTAGATGAAAAATTAGCTTTTGCAGGTTTGTCCACTGAATGCAGCTGTACTTATATGGAACAATGATTGGAAAAAATGTTCCTATTAATGTTTGTTTGGGTGATCATCATATAAAAAGGCTTtcgttttattttttttggtgatcTGCTTAGATCTCTTGGCCAGTATGGGTCAGCAACATTCGCTACATTTAATAAGTCTCATTGTGGCCTGAAATTGCTTTTACACTGGACATTTAAAGTAAActttttcctttttgtcattttaGGTGACAGTTTCATGTGACGATGGCTGGACTCTGACTGGTTGTAACGCGTATTCCCGTGGATCGAACACTTTAGGAGCTTATCCCGTTGATAATACTTGTGTTGTCTTAAATCCAAAAGGTGGTAAAGGGGCAGCAGCCATCGGTATCTGCTGCAAGAATGCGAATACAGAAAACAGTCAAAATTCTAACTATAGGTAGTCATTTCACGTCCATCGTGCTGACAGCTACATATGTACCacatcatatatttttttttttttatactgagaCTATGTACATTTCAGATTCCAATTTGTTACAACAGTCTGAAATCTGAGTTTCCCCGAGAATTGTATATTTTGAATAGCCACAAAGGTATGGATTGCGATACACTTGtttattttatgcattttttaattcatttataCAGCTAGTGAACATTTGTATTTCCATTGCTTGAGAACTTTGCCGAAAGCAATTGTAACAGACGAGGTTTAGAAATGAATGGCAGTGGCTATAGTACCACTTTTTCTTTGCACCAGGTTTTAATTTTTCCAGATGTTTCCCAATGCACAGAAGAGTACGTAGGCTATTTTATTGTCAAAATTATTACATGAATTTTAGAGAATCTGGCAGTAGATTCATCCTGCCTGAACCACAGTCAGCATGGTTTATAGACTGGCAGTTTATGTTTTACTTTGAAACGCTGCAATGAAATAAAAAGCATACGGTCCTGCACCATCCATCTCAGACGAGTAGTCCATAATGATGTGCGCAAGTGCTCGCTGCTCGAGTTTGCAACGAGTatcacgggtgctcgagtgacatgttcgagtccctgcggccgcatgttttgcagctgttggaCAACCATAAAACATGCGAGGATAGCCTAACACAGGCAATGCCTGCATGCTTTACGGCTAACAGCAGCGAAACATGCAGCCGTGGGAATTCAAACATGTCACCCGAGATACTCGGTGCAAACCCGAGCACCCTAGGTAAACTCGAGTAGCAagcactcatcactagtagtccaTTGTCACTCCCTTAGACTGACAGATCTCAGACATATAAACACATAAGGAAAGATCCGTCAGTCTAGAGGAGCGGGCAGGGAGAAGCCAAATCATTTAAAATGCTTAATCTCCGGCCAGagcatattttctctgaaattccgCAGCAATTGGGCTGCATAAATCTCATGTTGGGAAAAATAGTAGTATGTACAAAGTCAAACAATAACATGGCAGAATGAACTAGTACATGAACGCCATAGCAGAGCATTGTACATACGTCTGCTCTATGGTGTCACAATAGTGCAACATTTTCCTTTAAAGGTCAAGCCTCACCAGTAGGACCTTTAAAATAATGCAGAAAGCTTCTTGTTGAACTCATGAACCCTGGGTTTTCCTAGATTGGATAGGTAATAACTTGCTGATTGTTGGGGTCTAGATTGCTGGTAACCCCACCAATCCTGAAAAATGGGGCTCTGAAATGTTCCATTTATCGTTTATTGGACTGATGGAGACCAAGTGCTGTCCTCTGCCGTCTCCAACAGCCTCAGGGAGAATACACAGACGTGACAAGAACTACATTAAAAAAGGGGCATTTCGTATCTATGTGACAGCGATCAGCAAGTCATCATTTAGCCTTGCCAAAActgggacaaaccctttaaagcaCAGGGTGAGGGACGGCACTTATATGGAAATGTATTTTTATATAGAAGGTGCATGAAATGTGATGACTCCAATTATCTGCTTGCACGGTCTACACAAGCATGCATTGCATTAAGTCTTTTTACGTAGCATCTAAAGTcttttttttgtgtatatttcatatttatttgcagcaaatatgtacaaactttgaattttcaaataaaaaaaaaacaaaaaaccccaacCTGTGTGGATGTGTTATACATCACATATCAGATGTGAAGCCTGATGCTCTTCACACACAATCGGTATAGTGAAAAGTGTTTGTAGAGATAACATACAAAGGAGAGCAACTGATAGAagtaagggtacctttacacagtgcaattttgatcgctacgacggcacgattcgtgacgttgcagcgtcgtatgattatcgctccagcgtcgtagactgcggtcacacgttgcaatacacagcgctggagcgataatttcatgacgtatttgcgatgtagaagccgttggttactgtgcgcacatcgtatacaacctgtgtcacacgatgcaatcatgccgccacagcgggacactagacgacgaaagaaagtttcaaacgatctgctacgacgtacgattctcagcggggatccggatcgcagtagcgtgtcagacacaacgatatcgtaaatgcatcgctggaacgtcacaaatcgtgccgtcgtagcgatcaaaattgcactgtgtaaaggtaccctaagaCATGGAGGACAGCAGATCTAGAGTGTAGATATGGCCtccagggttaggctactttcacacatcaggttttcatcgTAAGGCAGGATCTGGCTAATTGTTGAAAaagcggatccgttgcaaatagtggaaAACCTGatgcaacggatcagtttttttagctggatccgtgtttttttttttttttaaacttaaattAACCCGGGGAtggacttcctgttccggggaAAGGAGAGAGCGCGAGAGCGCGCGAGAACAAACTGGATCCGGTGGCTGGATTCGGTGTAATTTCTTCTTGCGTTTCATACGCTTTCCGCCGGACTGAAAACTTTTCTCCATCCGCTGGAAAAGAAATTgtggacggatccggcaaaaaacaggtgaaacgttgggacatcaggcacaatccggcactaatgcaactctatgggaaaaaaactgatccagtggagaaaaaaaaaaaaaaaaaaagggatcagttttttttgaaaattcgccagattgtgccttacgcaaaaaacctgatgtgtgaaagtagccttaggctatgtgcacacgttcaggatttttcacgttttttcggccgtttttagaaaaaaaaaaatggcatcatGCCCTCAATTCCTTGTGGATTATATCTGACACAATTGGATTGGGTAGTGCCTGGTTTAAAAGGTATTGAAGTAGTAGAATCTAATTTACCATTAGAGATTTTTTTTCTAACTATTCgacacaatgattttttttttttaatagaatatGGTAGACAAAACAGATACCGTTGCCTTATACCCAGTGCAGGACCTGAGGAGGCTGAGCATGAGTCTCTTTGGTGTCCTTAGAAGGTAAGTGGAGTGTAACTGGCGGACTTCCCCAGCCAGAAAATCTGCTGTGTATTATAGTTGCAACATGATGCATAAATGTGCATAAAACTTCATGTCCCTTCAGCTGAGAATATCTGCAGCTTCAATACACGATCTCCAGCACATCAACTGATGCAAAAGTCAGACCCTCGTAGCTTGCAAAACATGTCCATATGCCAAAGTTTATTGTAAGAAACCCATGTTTAATGACATGTTTTATCCCAGGACAGAACAGAGAAGTTAAAAAGAAGCAGTCAGTCAGCTATTATGTACCTTACAAAGGAGGTGATTGAATGACAGTCTGCTCCAGAACTTTTGTCTtagcaaataaacaaaataaaaaaccaatATGCTAATATGCTAGTCTTGGCACTCCTGCTGATCAGACACTTAAAGGGGTCATTGCACTCATGTGAGGACTGGAGCCTCTTCAATGTCATCTTTGGATTGATGCTGGGACACACCGGCAAATACTGCACTTTTAGTAGTGGTGGTGAAAtgtaagttacaaaaaaaaaagtttatttactAGACCGGACAATAACATACATACAATATTGAATGAATGACAATAGTTTTAAAAAACACAAACTTAAAAGTGCTTTGTCAATTAGCAATGGATCCACGGCCAGTGTCGTAATCACAACGGTAACACATATTGAACAGATTTGGGGTTTATGTATGAAAACTGGGGCAAAGTAAAGCCAGGTTCtaacgaaaattttaaaaattgcctttttttttgtaaaaataaatttttttaatctgGATTCTAACCAACTTTTTTACATTAACAATGATAAGAGGTCAAATGCATTTTACCAATTTAAAGTCTCCTGTTCAATCTTTAGGAGGGCACTGCTCCCCAGCCTCATGGCCTTCTGCTTGCCAGGGTGCTCTGTGAAAATTGATGGTTCACACGAGAGACATGGTTGAGCCGCCGGAACAAACTGAGTGCTTTCCAAAACAGATAGAGGCATCTTTGCATCGGAGGAGCACTGAGGTGGATCCAGCGATCTGACTGGCTTCGGAGCAGCGCTTACAAGATCTAAAGCAAACAGCTTGTAAGGGCTGCTCTCCTTGTGTAGGAAACCATAATAACATGTAAAATCCCACCTTTCTTGAGAACAGAGGATTGTTCATAAGATATAAATTACAATGTTGCTTGTTTTAATTATTTTACAAGCACTTTTTTTTACCCATTTTAGATCCATTATATTTGAGCTTTTCAGTCTGCTCAGGACTGCAGACTACACTAATAAAACTGGGGTGTAACCGCTGGCTACGGGAGGCAACTGAAATTCCCATAAATAAGTCGTAGTCCAGGTTATACAGCCCCTTTAAGAGACGGCAGGAGGTGGTGACAAGACACAGCAACTACTGCAAGGATCCGTTCTTCATACGCATAAAACatagagaagaggaggaggaggaggaagaggaggaggaagaggagcgctCTGAATGTTGTGGATAAAGTCTCTGTTGAGAGTCCGCCAGTTTAATACTGGATGTTATTCATCGCCAGCTCGGTGATAAATCCCAGCACTCGTACAAGGAAATCCTTACTGAGGAACTAGGGAGAAAAAGAAAGAGAATTATATTGTGTGATTGAAAGAAGTacaaaaaacaaactttttttttttaataaaaggaaaACTTAAGGTCaagttataataaataaataaaaagtttgaaTCGGAAGAAAAAGTGGTGTCGGCCCTGTGGTTATAAGATGTGCATTACATTGTGCCCTTTATTGCTGGCATTCACCGCTTAGAGTGACCGCTTTGTATAACTAGGTGGGTGTCATCCACATGATCATTTTTTCCAGACCATTAATTATTGCAGCCGTATGCGGATTACCTTGTCAGTTGTACAAAACGGATCTCCTTCTAAAAATAGTGAGAGACCCCGAGTCCCAGATATGCGAGTATCAATAACCGATCCATTGTGCTTCTTTCTGCAAAATGGTCATCCAACTAGACATTCATCGAGAAGGGTCTTGGCTAAGCCCCTGGCTGCCATGGCAGTCCATCGGTATGTGTCATGTACGGTGGCGGTGGGATTGCCACAGGAATGGTCGCGTGACATGATGGCTCAAATCCCGCTGTGACAGATTGACCGCAGTGGTTCGATCATAGCGGTCAGAGCTGCAGATGGTGACaaaacatctttaaaaaaaaaaaaatccatttcaaTTGTCTTCCACATATTTTCATGCCAAAAAGGGACATAAAACTTCTATGGGACCTTGTAAATTTAATGGCATTATAAAATAGTGATCCTCAGATCTACGGCTTCATGTGAGCGGCTTCTTCTGCTCCTTTAGTTCATTACCTATGTAGTAATATGGCTCTTTTTAATCTGTgtatttatctatttatataaAGTATTTACAGCCTCCACATAGGTCACATAACGAACCACTGCTTATTATACACCCGGGTGTAAGGAGACAAGTGATAATAAGACACCGGGGCTCAATAGGTTGTCTAATAGCCCAGAAGTTGCAGGAAGTCTGGAATTAACAGATAAGTTTGTGTGATGCTCTTCCTCCAGAAAAAGTCAAATTTGAGAGAACGGCACCAACCATATTAACACACGAGCACAGACGCAACACAGTTAATGGCCgacactttaagaaaaaaaaaataaaaataatgacctGATTGGATTCTGACCACAGCTGCCACATAGCAAAACAAAAATAATAGTAATACTACaacatattatttatattattaggcTGTGCGGATACATACACCACTCAAATAAATAAAGGTGTATAAAAAGAtgctacacacactactgagcatcatatccttgtcttgaggcatttccactcaaGTCAGATCAACCTGCttttttgattttccactttgattttgagtatcattccaaatccagacctccatgggatattaatttagatttactttgatcatttttatgttttattgttttcaacgtattccactatgtaatgaataaagatttgcaactggaatatttcattcagtgatatctaggatgtggtattataGTGTTCTCTTTACTTTTTGGAGATCTATGTATATatctagatatatctatctatatatatttttgaagAATATGTGGAGATTTAATGGTAGCTTACAATCCTCCATcagcatgtgtagctgtaacaggacacctggctcagcaggCTGTCCAACCACATCAGCTAGTATCCAAGCTCATACAGGATGACGAACTGTGGCGCCCACACCATGTGACTGATTCATTCAAACTTCCTCTAGTCAAGTATGATTTCATAAGGAGCTTTAATGAGACTAGAGAGTTATCGTAAGTCCTAGCCACACACCGGTTACATTTTCAAGATCTCGGGAACAGGTAGGGCACCTTCCAGGTTCTCGAGCCATTCGAGCACCCCATGTTGGGGAGCTATGCAGAACAACTagaagaagccaggtagagaaaCAGTGTTTGGCCTCCAAGCGGGGAACCGGCTGGTTCGATGGCGAGAGCACTGCCACCCTATGACCTTCTGTTTTGATCCTTCATAGGTTTTGGGAGTTGTAGCTACAAACTCTCAGGTGAGAAGGATAAGGCCCATCCCAGGGGCAGAAAGGAGTGACTGACCAAGGAGTTAAATGCTTGCAGAAGCCAATGTGCTCGCTCTCTTTGTCATGTTTGCTGTTCACTTCTAAAGGGGGTAGTCACGTAGAGTAACGTGCTGTAAGGAACTGGAACCAGCTGGCAGCCCCATGCAGCACAGCACACATGGTCGACCATCAAACCAGTAATTGACATGATTCATCAGCTAATATCTTTTGTTCTTCACCTGTAATTTGCATAtccgaccattgtatatgtataactatTGAATATATAGCGTATAGTTTACTGTAGAGTTACGGTGATTAAATatgtaatttaaccttgggctgctcttatcACGATCGACTAATTGGAAGTTAATGTTCTAAGTTTTGACTTCACAtgctactggggctggtttctggACCCATATCCCATAAACATGCCTGGATTATATCTAACAAGGTGGTGGCAGTGAAAggggcctgtcagggttgtgagcgagtgtggtgccacatcagtggCTGCATGGGTCACTTTTTCTCATTCCCCGTGCCTCCCTGGACCGGTGTGGatagggggtgtctgtgtaaaatctgtgccaagctgaccttatatGTCCCCACAGGGTGCTGAACATCACGTTAGTGCAAGTGCGTAGCCAGTACACTGCGTGATCCCTCTGACGTAATAGTGACGCGAAGCGAGGTGTGGGTTCatcacacacacataaatatatgtTATAAATAATTTATATGTGTGTGATGAACACATCGATATAATATGTAAGTATTATATAATATTTAGCATCCACCtagaacaaaaaaataattaaaaaagttaCAACATGCTGTGTGCCTGTCCTAGATTTTTGGTTGCAGATTTCACTTTATGAAAGGTAAATGGCAAAATCTGCATCCCAAAATTTTTGTCAACATCCTTGTATAACAAATGTATGACATAcgagcagtaccccaaaacacaatgtctgcaaattgagattctggtttggcttttatcctacgtcatgtgacaaggctcgttaaagggtcaacattgacttttaggattgctacttcctataggtggcgctagagttctagtcctcttcctctctgaagacataATTCACATGAGCTGTAATTGTGAATCGTGTCCACGTAGTTTGCCAGTCCGGGATACCAGTGCTTCCTTTCTTTTACATCGTGTTTTAGAATATTGAGATTCtgctttggctattatcctaagtcatgtgacaaggctcgttaaagggtcgacattgactgttaggattgctacttccaataggtggcactagagttctagtcctcttcctctctgaagagacaattagaaTATACACAAGAAATGGGAACCACTCACCTTCACTTTTCCTTCTCGATGTGCTGATGCCACAGATGCCGTCACCTTGACAAGATGGGTGACTGTTAAGTGAATTTTAAAGTGTCTGAAGAAATGTGAACAGAGACATTGGAATAAATGTTCCACCTCCTCCAGTGTGACCTCGTCTTGTGATTTGTGAATATCGTTCCATAAGGTTTTCAAGTCCTCCGTTTTGATGCCGTAAGTAATAGTCAAGTGAGGCTCAACTGGCAAAGAAAAAATGAGCTCTGTGTTCCTCATGCGCCCGTGCACTTCACACCCGGTCCACATAGCTGCAAACCACGCAAGGTCCTGAGAATTGATCAGCAGTTTACCAAAGCAACAGTCAAAGTTTATTTGGAACCAGGTCCCCACTAGAGCGGTGATGGTCTCTGCGCCATTATACAGGAAAAGTGGCAGGCACGTAAATGTCTCTGGTATCCCCTCCAATACATCATCTTCTGCGTACGTCCCGCAAAACCAACCTGTCCACACTATCCGGTCCTGTGCGCCTGCCCTGGTGAGTGGTGGCTTAGACGAAATCTTTGGTGAGAACAAGAAAAGAGAAGAATGCAATAATatttagcagttttttttttaatctttgtacTTAAACatgcaaaattaagttttttaaatAGATTAGACTCAGCATATACAGAGAATGTAATCACTTTATGACAGAATCTGACCTTTGAAACTCCCACTGAGactgaattattatttttatttatatagcaccattaattccatggtgctgtacatgagacggggttacatcaaaatacaaatatcactcgcactatacaaactaacaatgacagactgatacagaggggcgaggaccctgcccttgcgggcttacattctacaggatggtggggaaggagacagtaggtcgggggttgcagtagctctgatggtgttgaggtggccgtgtggtcattacaggctgtaggctttcctgaagagatgggttttcacgtttcttttgaaggatccaaacgtggtggataaccggacgtgttggggcacagaattccaccagaggatgggggacattcgggagaagtcttggaggcgattaggtgaggagcgaataagactggaggagagaaggaggtcttgggaggatcagagattacgtgagggaagatattcagagattagtttggaaatatacggaggagaaaggttatggatggctttgtaggtcagtgttcgaagtttaaactggatatgctgggaaattgggagccagtgaagagatttgcaaagaggggaagcaggagtgtagcgaggagagagattagtcgggcagcagacataaggacggactggagaggtgcgagagtgttagaaggtaggccacagaggaggatgttgcagtagtcgaggcgggagatgattagggcatgcacaagcattttggtagagaggGGGTTGaggaaatacgtaagctacttaccggtagctgtgtttttcaggagcccatgacagcactacgagagaggggatccgcccttcagggacaggaaacctacagacataaaagggcggtacctctctcccgcatcagttagttccagagcatgagaggaccccctTGGCTAGTAACACAGATACAGCATAACTATGGTACAATTCACCATGTGAGTGAACGCAAGATTTAAAGGAAAACGAAAGTGTTGCGCCATCTGAgaaagaatagggtagggaatataagggtgctgtcatgggctcctgaaaaaacaccgctaccggtaagtagcttgcgtatatattcagtcgccatgacagcactacgagagactttcagagaagtaagaaAGATTTAGGGAGGGACGactgcttcaagcacccttctcccaaacgtgaggtcggaGGAGCCACCCAGATCCAATCTATAGGGtttaagaaaggtagatggagaagaccatgtggccgccttacaaatgtcttcaatcgacacctctgaTCTCTCCGTCCAGGATGTTGCCACggctcgagtggagtgagcctttataccttccgggatctccatgccacctgctgtataagcgagagagatcgcctccctgatccatctggctagtgtgtttttagatactctaagacccttTCTAACTCCCTGGTAAGATATAAATAAGGAGTTCTCTTTTTTTCCAGGTATCTGTAACTGAActatatttaagaaggcatcttcTTACATCTAAAGAATGAAATCTATATTCCTAGGATTAGAACAAAACGAAGGTAGGACCACCTCTTGTaacctatgaaattttgaagcaacttttggaagataaaggggatcaggtttcataataactctatcctccctaaactgcatgtatggcgGTTGTCTAGATAATGCTtgtagatcactaacccttcttgcggacgtGAGTGCAACTAAAAGGGCTGTTTTAACCGACCGAATTTTTATTGGGATAGTATCAATAGGCTCGAATGGGGCTTGCGTTAAAGCTGAAGAgtacaagatttaggtcccatggaactaTTTTTTGTTTAATGACTGGTCTGGATCTAGTAACCGCTTTAAAGAACCTggatatccagtgattgctggctaagttagaattgtatagcgcccccagagccggACACTTGAACTCCGAGTGCTTGTGGCTAAACCCATTTCTAGGcccctttgtaaaaattctaaaatttgaTTAATACAAGGTTTCTGGTCAATCTGCGCTCCTGAACTTGATAGAATTTTTTTCCAAACCCTGACAAATGTTTGTCGTGGAGGTTTTCCTACTCTTTAGAAGTGTATTTACAAGATCTCGAGAAAACCCTTTCCCCCTTAGTagcgacctctcaaattccacactGCTACGTGTAAattggctactcgtggatggagaactgggccctgggagaggagatctggtaATTCTGGAAGAATCCATGGTTGGGTAatagacatcttcctcagccaaggaaaccacgacctcctgggccagaacggggctatcaggattactcgggccctgtcttcccgtattttcctcagaactataggaattaggtttagagggggaaaggcataagcgaGACTAAAGCGCCAAGAGATTAGAAGAGCGTCCATTGCATACGGGTTGTCCCTTGGATTTAAGGAACAGAATTGGTGTAGTTTTCTGTTTCCTCGGTTGGCAAAAAGATCTATTTCTGGACATCCCCATAGcacgatctgattgaagatggCCCGATTTAGTGACCAGTCCCCTTGTCTG
Coding sequences:
- the CENPL gene encoding centromere protein L: MQTPTNGVSTPESRSSSQRSSHFHSSRYPPGSLASTRRRSALRSLSKRKIPQSTPLEETLDPAKAALLTQKQWSLYSVTPMYKFSYTRLKEYSRHLSAYIAAEKQKGLAIDLGSDLNLKATFSSLPGLKGKDSDPLALLIQISSKPPLTRAGAQDRIVWTGWFCGTYAEDDVLEGIPETFTCLPLFLYNGAETITALVGTWFQINFDCCFGKLLINSQDLAWFAAMWTGCEVHGRMRNTELIFSLPVEPHLTITYGIKTEDLKTLWNDIHKSQDEVTLEEVEHLFQCLCSHFFRHFKIHLTVTHLVKVTASVASAHREGKVKFLSKDFLVRVLGFITELAMNNIQY